The genomic DNA CTCCCTCCCGCCTAGCTCTCGCGGTGCAGGTCGGGCACCGCGGAGCGCACGCTGTCGCTTAGCGTGCCGATGCTCCGTCGATAGGCCAGCACGCGCTCGATGACCTCATCGACCGACTCACGAACCATCAAGCGACGGCGAGTCACCAGAACGATGACAGTCTCCGGTACGGACTCGACAGTCTCGATCAGCTCGGCATTGACGACGACGCGCATTCCGTCGAGGCGCGTCACATCGATCATCATCCCGCTCCCTCAGGTGGCGGCGAATCCGACCGCCGTATCGAGGATTTCGGCAGGTCTCCCTCCATCGCTGTCTGGCCAAATAGTCCTAGGGCAGGAGCCCGAACGAACTGTCCGAACAGCGATGCGGCCGCACTAGTGTTTCGGGACACCGGTCTCGGCGCGAATCCTGACAGGTGATCGATGCTGTCCTGCTCGTACTCGGGTTAGGCTGCGGCAGCAGACGCTGCTTGAGCGGGTGGGGTGGTGCCGAGCGCGATGGGCAACAGACCGGAGCGGGCAAGAGAACAGGTTCGGCGACGCGCCAAGCTGCTCCTGGCTGCAGGTATCGTTGGGCTCCTGACGAGCGCCTGTGCGATGACCGCGAACATGGGCTCCACGCAGATCCAGGTGCAGAGCCAGCCAGCGAACGGGAGTAACAACCCGGTCGCCGCCGGGCTCGAACTGGTGTTCCTCCTGACGCTGGTCAGCCTCCTTCCGACTATCCTGATCGTGATGACCTCCTTCACCCGGATCGTCATCGTGCTCTCCTTTGTCCGCTCGGCGATCGGCGTTCCGCAATTGCCCCCCAACCAAGTCCTGATCGGCCTCTCGCTGTTCCTGACCGTCTTCGTCATGGCACCGACCTGGCAGGCGATCAACCGCGATGCCTTGCAACCGTACCTACGCGGAGAAATCGACCAACGTACCGCGTTCGAGCGAGGACTCCAGCCACTCCGCGACTTCATGTTCCGGCAAACGCGCGAGCGCGACATCGCCCTCTTCATGGATCTCGGCAAGTTGCCGCGACCACGCAACCCCGATGACGTCCCGACCTGGGTCCTGGTCCCCGCATTCATCCTGAGCGAGCTCAAGACGGCCTTTACGATGGGGTTCGTGCTCTTCATCCCGTTCCTGGTCATCGACCTCATCGTCTCGAGTACCTTGATGGCCATGGGGATGATCATGGTCCCGCCGGTCGTGATCTCTTTGCCGTTCAAACTCTTGCTCTTCGTGATGGTTGACGGTTGGGACCTTCTCGTCCGCTCGCTCGTCACGAGCTTCGGTACCGGCTAGAGGGGGAACCGTGAACGAAGCGCTCTTGTTGGAACTCGCCCGCGCAGCGATCACGACGACGCTGCTCGTCTCGGCGCCGATCCTGCTCACTATCCTGGTCGTGGGACTCCTGGTGAGCGTCCTGCAGGCGGTGACGCAGGTCAACGAGCAGACGCTCGTCTTCATCCCGAAGATCGTCATCACTTTCCTGATCCTGCTCTTCGCCGGTTCGTGGATGGGACGCCAGCTCGCCAGTCTGGCAACCGAACTCTTCCTGCTCCTACCGGTGTTGCGCCGCTGAAGGAGTCACGATGGAGGTCAGTACGCCACTGATTCCGAGTTCGATCGCCCTCTTTGTCCTCATCGTGACGAGGATCGGGCTCGTCCTGACCCTCCTACCGGGGTTCGGTAGCCAGGCAGTTCCGCTGCCCGCACGCGTCCCGCTGGCCGTCGTCCTGGCGTTGGTCTTGTCCCCGTTCGCGCCGGCGGGAGATAACGCGTTGAGCCTGCCGTTCGTTTTCGCCGTCGCGCTCGCGCGCGAGATCGTGATCGGTCTCGCCCTGGGACTCGCCGTCGCGGCCGTCTTCGCTGCCATCGAGATGGCGGCGTCACTGATCGGCTACCAGCTCGGGTTCGGGCTCGCTGCAACGTTCAACCCAGCCTTCGGTACACACGGCACGGCACTGAACACGCTCTATCTCACGCTCGCGGCCCTGGTGTTGTTCGGGACCAACGGACACCATCTTCTCATCGGAGCCTTGGCCCGGACCTTCGCGCTCCTCCCCCCGGGGACCAGGATGCCCGACGCAGACACGCCGCTCGCGCTCATCGGTCTCACCGGAGCGATGTTCGCCGATGCACTCCGGATCGGTCTTCCGATCGCGGGATCGCTCCTCGTCGCCGATATCGGACTCGGACTCCTGAACCGGATGGTTCCGCAGATGAGCGTCTTTTTCGTCGGGCTGCCGGCCAAGATCCTCCTGGGCTTTTTCGTCCTGCTGCTCTCGATCCCGTTCCTGCTCCAACTCCTGGCCGGCGTGACGACTGACGGTCTCATCGGCGCCGTGACGCGCGTGCTCCTGGCTGCGAGGTGAGCGGTGGCGAGCGAGCGGACCGAACGAGCCACACCGCGCCGACGACAGGAAGCCCGCAAGCGCGGGCAAGTGCCACGGAGCAGCGACCTCACGTCGGCACTGGCGTTGCTCACAGGAGCATTCTTCCTCCCCTGGTACGCAGCGTCAGCAGCTGGATCGCTCTGGACCTACCTGCAGCGAAGCTTCGCTGGCCCGCTCCCGGCCGACCTGGTGGCTCCAGACCTCCTCGACTATGCCTGGACGAGCGGGACGATGTTCCTCCGATTGACCCTCCCGGTTCTCGGACTCTTTCTGCTGGTCGGCGTCGGAAGTACGCTGATCCAGACCGGCTTCGTCTTCGCTCCGGCGGTCCTCAAGCCCGACCTCCGCCGAATCGATCCGATGGCTGGCTTCCAGCGGCTCTTCTCCCGCCGTGGCCTGTTCGAGGCGGGCAAGGCGTTGCTGAAGATTGCGATCGTCCTCGCGGTGACGTATCCGATCGTCCAGCGCGACCTCTCCCGGTATGCCGACCTCACCGGTGCTGAACCCGCGCTGATCGCGCGGGCGATCGGCACCAGCATCCACGACCTGGCCCTGCGGATCGGCGCGGCCTACCTGGCACTGGCCATCCTCGACTACGGCTTCCAGCGCTGGGACCTGGAGCAACGTCTCCGCATGACGCGCCACGAGCTCAAGGAGGAACTCCGGCAGACGGAAGGCGATCCGGAGATCAAAGCACGCATCAGACGACTCCAGCGCCAGTACGCCATGCAGCGGATGATGGCCCAGGTGCCCAAAGCGACCGTCGTCGTGACCAACCCGACGCACCTGGCGATCGCCCTCCAGTACGACCCGCTCAGCATGCGCGCGCCGGTCGTCGTCGCGAAGGGAGCAGGAGCGGTCGCCGAGCGGATCACGGCGCTCGCGCGCCAGCACGCCATACCTGTCCTGCGCAACCAGCCACTCGCGCGGGCACTCTACCGCACGGTCGAGGTCGGTCAGGAGATTCCCGTCACGCTCTACGAGGCGGTCGCCGACATCATCGCCTACGTGTACCGCCTTCGCCGCGCGCACTTTCCGGTCCCGCCACCAGGCAGCGCACCGGAACCGACCGGATGACCTGAGAGGGGACGAGGATGGCGAGCGCACCGGTATCGAACCGCACGCAGGCTGAACCAGGGAGCGGACTTCGCCGACTCGTCCGCTATAGCGATGTCGCACTCGCTGCTGGTGTGGTAGCGATCGTCGCCCTGATGATCCTGCCTATCCCAGCGCACGTCCTGGACATCCTCATCACCACGAATATCGCGCTGGCCCTCACGATCCTGCTGGTCTCGCTCTATATCCAGGAGCCGCTCCAGTTCTCAGCCTTCCCGACTGTGCTGCTCTTGGCAACGCTGTTCCGTCTGGCGCTCAACATCACCTCGACGCGGCTCATCCTCCTCCAGGGAAACGCGGGCGAAGTGATCAATGCCTTCGGTCATTTCGTCGTCGGTGGGAACTACATCGTCGGCGTCGTCGTCTTCGTCATTCTCGTGGTCATCCAGTTCGTAGTCATCACCAACGGCGCCGGTCGAGTCGCCGAGGTCGCGGCGCGCTTTACGCTCGACGCCATGCCCGGTAAGCAGATGTCGATCGATGCCGACCTCAATGCGGGGCTGATCACCGAGGAAGAAGCGCGCCGGCGCCGGCAAGAGATCGCACGCGAGGCGGACTTCTACGGCGCGATGGACGGGGCGAGCAAGTTCGTCAAGGGTGACGCGATCGCTGGGATCGTGATTATCCTGATCAACATCCTGGGGGGTATCGCGATCGGCGCACTCCAGCGCGGCATGCCGCTCGGCGAGGCACTGCGCACCTACGCGCTCCTCACGGTCGGCGACGGGCTCGTCTCCCAGATCCCGGCACTCTTGATCTCGACAGCGACCGGTATCATCGTCACGCGCAGCGCGTCCGACGCGAACCTCGGGCTCGATCTCGCCCGCCAGATCTTCAGTGCGCCACGGGCGCTGGCGATCGCTGGCGTCCTGCTCGCGGTCCTCGGCCTGGCACCCGGATTACCAGCCCCGCCCTTCTTCCTCGGTGCGGTCGGCATGCTCGGGGCCGCACTCGCCCTCCGCCAGCCGCGCCGACCGGCCGCGACCGAGTCGCCACAACCGGCACCGGAGGCCGAGGAAGTCCTCCCCGAGGTGACACCGGTGGATCCGCTGGAACTGGAAATCGGATATGGCTTGATCCCACTCGTCGACCAGACGGCTGGGGGGCAGCTCCTCCGCCGGATCACGCTCCTGCGCAAGCAGATCGCCCAAGAGCTCGGCTTCGTGATGCCGACGGTGCGCATCCGCGACAACCTGGCGCTGCGTCCGAACGAGTACCGCATCCTGGTGCGGGGTGTTAAAGCCGGCGAAGGTGAAGTCTATCCGGATCGCCTCATGGTGATGACGACGACGGGCGAAGCACCCCAACTCGATGGCATCGCAGCGCGCGAACCCGCTTTCGGCCTCCCGGCGGTCTGGGTCCCCGAGGGACAACGTGCAGCGGCCGAGGCACAGGGCTACGCCGTCGTGGACTCGGCTTCGGTCATCACGACGCATCTCAGCGAAGTCGTTCGCCGCCACGCCGCTGCACTCCTGCGGCGCCAAGACGTCCAGCGCCTGCTCGACATCGTGCGGCGAGAGCATCCAGCTGTCGTCGATGAACTCGTGCCGCACCTCCTCTCCTTGAGCGAGGTGCATCAAGTCCTGCAACTCCTGCTCGAGGAACAGGTACCGATCCGGGATCTGGTGACCATTCTCGAGGTCCTCGGCAACCATGCACGCACCGTGCGCAACGTGCACGTCCTGGTCGAGCACGTCCGCCACGCACTAGCGGCGACGATCACGCAGCAATACGTCGCCCCGGACGGCACGCTGGGTGCGATGGTCCTCCACCCAGAACTCGCGAGTGAACTCAGCGAACGCATTCACCACAGCGACGAGGGGCCACAACTGGCCCTGCCTCCGGAACGGCTGCAAGCGCTTCTGACAGCGGTCGCGCAGGAGATGGAGCGCCTCGCCGCGCTCGGCTATCAGCCGGTCCTGCTCGTTCCCGCCGGACTGCGCACGGCGGTGAGCCGGAGCCTGCGCCGCTCGCTCCCGAACCTGGCGGTACTCGCCTATCAGGAAGTCGCACCATCCGTTCGCGTGCAGGTACTGGGGACAGTGAGGGGGTAAACGATGCTGGAGACACGGACCTACCGGGCTGAATCGATCCAGGCAGCGTTGTTACTGGCCAAAGCCGACCTCGGTCCCGATGCGGTGATCGTCGATGTGCGCCACATCGGCCCACGCACCCTGCGCGGAGAGGACGGTGTGGTCGAGCTGATCGCTGCACCGGCTCAGGCCGTCGTGCGACCAGCCGAAACGAGGCGGCCAGTCACGATCCCGGGCTCGACGGGCGATCCGCTCTTCCTGAGTATGACCGCACTCGGGTTAGGTCCACGCTTTACAGAAGATCTCGTGCGCACGTTTCGTCGGTATCGAGGAACGGGGGAAGCACTGCGGCGAGCACTTGCTGGGCGGATCGCCCACTACATTGCCGTCGCGCCGTGGCTCCCGGTCGGTGGACGCGCGATTCTGGCTCTGGTCGGTCCGACCGGCGTCGGCAAGACCACGACTGCGCTCAAACTGGCCGCGACGGCTCGCGCCGACGGCTTCCCGGCGCAGGTGATCAGCCTGGCTGGTGACGACGGCCACGATATGCGTCTGGAGGTACTCGCCCGCGGACTCGGTGTGCCAGTCATTCGAGCCGCGAATGGCACAGAACTGCAACGGGCACTGCGTTCCAGCACTGCACCGTTCACCCTCATCGACACGGTCGGCACCAATCCATACGACCCGCGCGCGATCGCGGCACTCGAAGCAGCATTGACGACCGCTCCGCTCGTCGTGTGCGTCACCCTGCCGGTCAGCGGTGATCTCGACGAGACGCTCGAGGCGGCACGGCGCTACGCACCGCTCCGACCACGCGCACTGATCCTGACCAAGCTGGACGAGACACGGCGCCCAGGTATGGCGCTGGGCATCGCCGAGCGGCTCGGACGTCCACTCTTGGCGCTGACGACGGGACCATCCATCCCACAGGACTTCGTGAGCGCCTCGACTTCCGCACTAGCCGAACTGGCCGCCTGGACGCTGGAGCGGCTGGAGCGCCGGCTGCGCGTCACCGACCGGTCCTAGGACTGGTGACCAGCCCGTTCTAGGAACGGAGCACTCCGGCTTTTGGGTCGGGCAGGACTGGGAAGCACCA from Thermomicrobium sp. 4228-Ro includes the following:
- a CDS encoding flagellar FlbD family protein yields the protein MIDVTRLDGMRVVVNAELIETVESVPETVIVLVTRRRLMVRESVDEVIERVLAYRRSIGTLSDSVRSAVPDLHRES
- the fliP gene encoding flagellar type III secretion system pore protein FliP (The bacterial flagellar biogenesis protein FliP forms a type III secretion system (T3SS)-type pore required for flagellar assembly.) — protein: MGNRPERAREQVRRRAKLLLAAGIVGLLTSACAMTANMGSTQIQVQSQPANGSNNPVAAGLELVFLLTLVSLLPTILIVMTSFTRIVIVLSFVRSAIGVPQLPPNQVLIGLSLFLTVFVMAPTWQAINRDALQPYLRGEIDQRTAFERGLQPLRDFMFRQTRERDIALFMDLGKLPRPRNPDDVPTWVLVPAFILSELKTAFTMGFVLFIPFLVIDLIVSSTLMAMGMIMVPPVVISLPFKLLLFVMVDGWDLLVRSLVTSFGTG
- the fliQ gene encoding flagellar biosynthesis protein FliQ; this translates as MNEALLLELARAAITTTLLVSAPILLTILVVGLLVSVLQAVTQVNEQTLVFIPKIVITFLILLFAGSWMGRQLASLATELFLLLPVLRR
- a CDS encoding flagellar biosynthetic protein FliR; the protein is MEVSTPLIPSSIALFVLIVTRIGLVLTLLPGFGSQAVPLPARVPLAVVLALVLSPFAPAGDNALSLPFVFAVALAREIVIGLALGLAVAAVFAAIEMAASLIGYQLGFGLAATFNPAFGTHGTALNTLYLTLAALVLFGTNGHHLLIGALARTFALLPPGTRMPDADTPLALIGLTGAMFADALRIGLPIAGSLLVADIGLGLLNRMVPQMSVFFVGLPAKILLGFFVLLLSIPFLLQLLAGVTTDGLIGAVTRVLLAAR
- the flhB gene encoding flagellar biosynthesis protein FlhB, whose translation is MASERTERATPRRRQEARKRGQVPRSSDLTSALALLTGAFFLPWYAASAAGSLWTYLQRSFAGPLPADLVAPDLLDYAWTSGTMFLRLTLPVLGLFLLVGVGSTLIQTGFVFAPAVLKPDLRRIDPMAGFQRLFSRRGLFEAGKALLKIAIVLAVTYPIVQRDLSRYADLTGAEPALIARAIGTSIHDLALRIGAAYLALAILDYGFQRWDLEQRLRMTRHELKEELRQTEGDPEIKARIRRLQRQYAMQRMMAQVPKATVVVTNPTHLAIALQYDPLSMRAPVVVAKGAGAVAERITALARQHAIPVLRNQPLARALYRTVEVGQEIPVTLYEAVADIIAYVYRLRRAHFPVPPPGSAPEPTG
- the flhA gene encoding flagellar biosynthesis protein FlhA, which translates into the protein MASAPVSNRTQAEPGSGLRRLVRYSDVALAAGVVAIVALMILPIPAHVLDILITTNIALALTILLVSLYIQEPLQFSAFPTVLLLATLFRLALNITSTRLILLQGNAGEVINAFGHFVVGGNYIVGVVVFVILVVIQFVVITNGAGRVAEVAARFTLDAMPGKQMSIDADLNAGLITEEEARRRRQEIAREADFYGAMDGASKFVKGDAIAGIVIILINILGGIAIGALQRGMPLGEALRTYALLTVGDGLVSQIPALLISTATGIIVTRSASDANLGLDLARQIFSAPRALAIAGVLLAVLGLAPGLPAPPFFLGAVGMLGAALALRQPRRPAATESPQPAPEAEEVLPEVTPVDPLELEIGYGLIPLVDQTAGGQLLRRITLLRKQIAQELGFVMPTVRIRDNLALRPNEYRILVRGVKAGEGEVYPDRLMVMTTTGEAPQLDGIAAREPAFGLPAVWVPEGQRAAAEAQGYAVVDSASVITTHLSEVVRRHAAALLRRQDVQRLLDIVRREHPAVVDELVPHLLSLSEVHQVLQLLLEEQVPIRDLVTILEVLGNHARTVRNVHVLVEHVRHALAATITQQYVAPDGTLGAMVLHPELASELSERIHHSDEGPQLALPPERLQALLTAVAQEMERLAALGYQPVLLVPAGLRTAVSRSLRRSLPNLAVLAYQEVAPSVRVQVLGTVRG
- a CDS encoding GTP-binding protein, whose protein sequence is MLETRTYRAESIQAALLLAKADLGPDAVIVDVRHIGPRTLRGEDGVVELIAAPAQAVVRPAETRRPVTIPGSTGDPLFLSMTALGLGPRFTEDLVRTFRRYRGTGEALRRALAGRIAHYIAVAPWLPVGGRAILALVGPTGVGKTTTALKLAATARADGFPAQVISLAGDDGHDMRLEVLARGLGVPVIRAANGTELQRALRSSTAPFTLIDTVGTNPYDPRAIAALEAALTTAPLVVCVTLPVSGDLDETLEAARRYAPLRPRALILTKLDETRRPGMALGIAERLGRPLLALTTGPSIPQDFVSASTSALAELAAWTLERLERRLRVTDRS